In Podospora pseudocomata strain CBS 415.72m chromosome 4, whole genome shotgun sequence, the genomic stretch CTCAACTCACATGGGAACTTTAACAGGCCCCCATGCACTCAACCTCACTCCCTCACAAGATTCCTGCCGGAAGGACGCCCTGGTAGAAACGCACAACACCATAAAAGCCCCAAGGGTAAGCTTTTCCCAGACCTAATCCAGTACTACAAACTTATTAAGAGCAATCAACATAGTCATTACAACCCTCTCAGCATTGTAGGTATCTCAGCATGTCTAAGCTTTTATATGTACTCCGCCCATCTTAAAAGTCATCCTCCCCTGAGCCCGAGATGATAACATTGTTCACCTTGAGCACCATGCGGCACAGCTGTGTCGCCAACatgagctgctgcttctttcCAATCAATGGGTCAATAACAAACGCCTCCTTCATGTTGTTGGACCCGCGGCCCATGCAGTCCACACCCAGACGGCCACGGCCAGATGAGTCCTTGACCTGTTGAGACTTGACCTCGGCAAGAGTGGCAATAGGGTTGAGACCGCTGTTCTCGGCAAGGGCCATGGGGATGGCATCAAGAGCCTCGGCGAAGGCGCGCATGGCGTATTGCTCGAGACCGGGGgtcttgacagcctcgtcCTCAACGGCCAGAGAGCATGCAATTTCGGcggaaccaccaccatagACAACGCGGTTGTCACGGACAAGGTTCCTTACGACGCAAAGGGCATCGTGGAGGGAGCGCTTGGCCTCATCGATAATCTATGGGAGGGTTAGTTGAAATCTGGTTCTCGGTAAAGATCTCTAGAGAATGTACATACCATCTTGTTGCTGCCCCTAACAAAGACTGTTACCGCACGAGTGTTGGCACACTCCTCGATAACAAGCATCTTTTCCCTTGTAGTGCCAAAGGTCATTTCTCTGACGATACCAGCGGTGCCAAGCTTCTCTGGCTTAAGGTCCTCGAATCTGGGAACAATACGGCCGTTTGTCGCAATGGCAATCAGCTCAATCTCTGGGCCACCAACCCATCTTACGGCGGGGAGCTCgttctggaggaggagatggttgGCCTCGTCGTCGAAACCCCACTGGCAAATGGCCAGATTGGCACCGGCATCCTTTATTTGTTGAATCATCTCGACAAACTTCTCGCGCTCGTAGCTTTGCAGCTTCTTGAACTCCTCGACGCTGCTGATCTCCAACTTGTGCttggtcttgggcttggggggctcGAACGCGCACGTCAGAATGGCGATCTTGGCGTCCCGGACCTCGGAGGGCATCTGTGGGTGTGAGAAGTCCTTGTCGACAATAACACCCTTGACGAGGAGTGTGTCCTCAAGAGAGCCGCCGACCTTGCCGTCCATCTTGATCAGCTCAAAGTCGACATCCTTCCGTTCCAGATCCGCCACAGACAAGACCGCATCTACGGCGATCTTGGCAAACTGATCGTGAGCCTTGGAAACAATCTTGCTGCCCAAACTTGTTCTCGCAACCTTCGTCAGGTTCTCTGTGTTCTCCTTGTCAAACTCAATAACATCGGAAATTCTGTCGAGTTCCGCTACGGCAATGTCGCAGGCCTGATCGTAACCATCGGCGATGCGGATGGGGTGGATACCCTTGTCGATGAGCTCGGCGGCCTGTTCGAGGAGAGCACCGGCgaggacgacaacaccaGTGGTGCCGTCACCGATTTCGTCGTCCTGGGACTTGGAAAGCTCCACAAGCAGCTTGGCTACGTGGTTTGTAATCTCCATCTGCTGCAGGATGGTCGCGCCATCGTTCGTTACTGTGATATCGCCGtcgggggagatgaggatcTTGTCGAGACCACGGGGCCCTAACGAGGTCTTGACGATGTTCGCAACGGTGCGGGCAGCGAGGATGTGGGACTTGACGGCTTCGTTGCCATACTggcgcttcttcttgccctgaCTGAAAAGGGGTATTAGCGGGGCAacgtgggggaggatgtgttGGACTTGAAAGAATCGAGGGCGGTACTGACTCTCTGACTACAATGAAAGGCCGTCCCTGTTCATCTTTCATCACCGCCGCTGTGGTATGCATCCGTCAGTAACGCGGTGACCGTACCCCGGGGGAGGTGTCGTCGCATACCGTTCGACAAGTCCAAATCTATAAGCCGGGTAGTTAGCACGCTGGGGTCTGCTTAGGAATAAAGCGGTAAGGGTGCTCCTGGACATACTCATCGCCATCTTGAAGGATTGTTTGTTTGTCTCTTGTAGGAAGATGCGCCAAGGTCAgggtcgtggtggtgctggcttcCGAGACGGTTTCCAGAGGTTGGTCAATAAACAGGGCTCCTGGGcttgctcctccaccgctaGGCAGCTTTCGCTATCGCCAGAGCTCAGACGCAATCTCAAAAAATTGACCCTCCCAGTTGGCGGCCACGGCAGAATCTAAGTCCGACTCAGCCCTGTGGTTGGCTGTCAACAGCCCGGCCCCTAGGAGCCCCGCGATTTGGGTGTTCACCGCCTTTGGGCACTGTGcctgtgatggtggggttaACCTGGCAAAACGGCAggacaaccccgccatcgacATCACTTGTCCCCATCACAGTTCAGAGAAGCTTCCAAGCAAGGTCAACGCCAAACCAATGCGCCTGGGCAGAACTCAAAAGACTGTAATTGAGAGGTTCACTTTCTTGAAGATCAGGGACTGTATTGGCGTCAATTCAGAATTCTTCATACCGCAACAGAGTTTTTCACACCACAACTCAAAATTCACACTCGCCACTCAAACAACTACTTAAACAGAGGACTCCCTCGCTCCAGCCTCGGATTTCTTTCACCCTAGACCAAGTCATCAACACCTGAACCGCACTTCCCACCAACACTAGCCAGATACACACAGATCTACACCAACCGACAAGATGTCGCGTCACAGAGCTATCCGCAACTTGGACTAtgaggaggtgctggatgaGTACGAGGTGGATCtacaggaagaggaggagaatcgACTTCTTATGGAACAGGGCGTGGTCGATGTTCGCAGTGCCCTCGACACGGAGGCGTCAAAGGTCACCAAAGAGCAAATCGAGGAGGCTCTCTGGCACTACTATTTTGACGTTGACAAATCGGTGACATATCTGACCAACAAATTCATCAACCGCCCAGCACCAAAGGCACCGAAGCCCGCCACCCAGAAGCCCACTGGTAAGTACCTAACCCCTGCAACAGCTACAATTTCCTGCGAGTTTGAAGACTCGTCAGACTGGGCCGAGAACAACCGACACGGACTGGGCGGCCGATGTTCACCACAGACGGGGTCTCGACAAGACGATGTGGGCTTCTGGGTGTCGGGATCATGCCCTTCATATCCCCTGCCCCAGGCATCCCTGCCTGCCCTCTTTCACGACATGCCTTGGGGAAACATCCCTAAGGATAGAGAAAGTGTCTTGATTCCGCCCGTGGTACCGCGATCGCGGTGTGGGCTTCTTGGAGGCACAGGAGCGGCGCCAAAGATGACCAAGCTCCAAGCACTGGCTgcagcgaggaagaagaaggctcaGGAGAAATCGTCGGAGCAAGAGGTGGAACAAACTCGAGCTCAGATGACGGGCCTTTCTGTCAGTAGCAGTTCGACAGAGAAGGAAAACATGCCCTTGTCAGGTGCATTCAGCAAGCGTCTCAAGACCTCTTCGTCAACTGCACAGGGGCGTGTGCCTATCATTCCTACAGAGCCGAGATCAGAGTCTGAGCAGCAGAGCGCCAATCCCATCACAAAAGAACCAGAGGTGGTCGAAGAGCCTGCTCAGGCCCCGCCTGTCAAGAAAGCTCAACCTTCCGCCTTTGCCCAGACGCTTTTTAGCAGCCATAcccccgccatcaccatccgaCAGGATGTGGTTACATTGGGACTCGCGCCGTCTGTCCTTGAAGCATTTTCGAAGCCCAGTCCGGATGACATCGTTCTCGCGGCTCAAGCGAAAGGTTCGCTTTCGACAAAGAGCGGATGCTAACATTGATGCTGATAGTTGATACAGCCGGAAAGAAGCCCCCAGCCGGTCAGAGCAAAAAGTCAAAATCAAGCAATACAGATTCACTATCCAGTTCGGTCTCGGAGCTGAAGATCGACGATACCCCTCTTCCAAAAAGCCGAAACATCAACGTTCTCTccgagtttgagaagagcACCAAAAAGAAGAGTGCCAgttttgttgtggttggccATGTCGATGCTGGCAAGAGCACCATGATGGGTCGGCTACTACTTGaccttggtgttgttgaccaGCGTACTGTCGAGAAACTCCGAAAAGAAGCCCATACGATAGGCAAATCATCATTTGCTCTTGCTTGGGTTTTGGATCAGGGGTCAGAAGAGCGGACCCGCGGTGTCACCATTGATATTGCCACGAACCGATTCGAGACAGAGACGACAGCTTTCACCATCCTTGACGCCCCAGGACACAGAGACTTCATCCCCAACATGATAGCTGGGGCCAGCCAGGCTGATTTTGCCGTTCTTGTTATCGACGCCAGCACGGGTGCCTTTGAGTCCGGGCTCAAGGGCCAAACCAAGGAACACTCTCTCCTGCTTCGAAGCATGGGCGTGGCGCGCATTATTGTGGCCGTCAACAAGCTTGACATGGTGAATTGGTCACAGGAGAGATTTGACGAGATCAAGAACCAAGTCTCCGGATTCTTGTCGGCCACCGGCTTTCAAAAAATGAATATCGCCTTCGTACCAGTATCCGGGCTGCACGGTGACAACATGGTCAAAAGATCCGAGAACCCTGCTGTTGGGTGGTACACTGGACCCACCCTCATCGAAGAGCTTGAGCGTTCGGAACCAAGTGCTCGAGCTACGAAGAAGCCTCTCAGAGTCAACATTTCCGAGGTTTTCCGCACACAGCAAAGTCAGGCCACAGTTTCTGGACGTGTTGACGCCGGATCTTTGCAAATGGGAGACGCCGTTCTGGTCCAGCCGGCCACGGAGAAGGCCTTCATCAAGTCCATCCTTGTGGACGAGGCCCCGGCTGACTGGGCTGTCGCCGGACAGAGCGTGGTATTACATCTCAGCCACATCGACCCAATGCATGTCAAATCCGGCGACATTATCTGCGACCCCAACAAGCCAATCCCCAAAGATAAGACGTTCACGTTGAAGGCGCTGGCGTTTGACTTTTTGATGCCGATGCAAGTGGATGTCCACCGGGGACGACTACATTCGGCAGGGAAGATTATCGCGATGCCTGCGCTGCTGGACAAGACCACCGgtggggtgaagaagaagaatccAAGGCTGGTGAAGCCAGGGGAGGTTGCCAGAGTGCGAGTGGAGTTGGACGATCAGGTGCCGCTGGAGGCTGGTCAGAGGGTGGTTTTGAGAAGTGGTGGGGAGACTATTGCTGCTGGTTTGCTGGAGTGATTATCAAGATATCGATAGAGGGACAAGATAGGGATGCTGTAGGGGTTAATcagttttcttttgtcaagGCAAGCTATACCAGATATCTCTCGGGAATCCTTAGATAGGAGGGGCATGTGAATCTTTTTTTTGAGCTTTTGTGAAACAATCTCCGAGTTTTTCGTGGCTAGTATCTGAGCTTTTGTTAGACGGTATCTGAGCTTCTCAAGAAACCTGGAAGTTATCCCATACTTACAATCTCGCCATCTTTATACTGAGTGCGTTATACTACACAAGTATATTGCATTAAATAGAGGTAGGAAAGGTAAGGCCTTGTAGTGGGAGTGGAAGAGGCCCATAGACGTATGTAGGCTAAATACATACGGTAGCTTTCGCGAAACACCGCAATCTTCCAGGTTTAATGGATAGAAACCCAGGTGGCACTCCATATATGAGGTGGAAAGCTGATGGATCAAAAAGAGAGATATTGAGGAGAGCAGTATGAAGAATGATATGCCAGTCCTCCACCAGTGCCAGTCCACTTGACAGCCTTCTCCCAAATCAATTATCTTGCACCTATCATTTGGAGTGCCACACTGGCTTCGTCTAAAATAAAGTCTCTGTCCATCAAATAGTCTCTAAGCTTTTATTAGACAATCTCTCAGTTCTAAATAGACACTATCTGAGTGTTTATCAGATAGTACCCAAAGTTTTCATTAAATACAATCTACTTTATAAATTGTATGTCTAGGCGTTTAGTAACAATGATTTTGAGCTTTTACTAGCTAGTCTTGGACTTATGTTAGATAGTATTTGAGCTTTCATTGGACAGCAGCTTAGTTTTCATTAGATAGTATGAGTATGAGTGAAAgtgatttttttttaaaaaaaaaacccgaAGCCAACGCAAGATAGGTACGCTGAACAGTGGCCCTGCCCACTGTAAGAAGGCGAAACAATTCGCCCGTCGGAGGTTGCCGGAGGTATCTAGAAATTGGCAGGAAGACATCTACAACCTCACAAGACTTCTTCACCTTAAAGATTTAGTCCCCACGAGCGGAGATTATTAGACACTATCTCAGCTTTTCAAGAAAATTATCCTATGCTTCGAGCTGAGCAACGTTGTATTTCCTGGGCACAGAGAGATGTCGTTGGAATTGGCATGCCGCCTCATCAATCAATCcagcttggtgttgatacAAGTGGGGCATCTTGGCGCTACCAAAAGCGGGAGGCGGATAGCCGCAAGCCGCAACTTTGGGAAAAGGCCACTCTGGCACTTGAGCAGGCAAGGATTGGTGCCGATGAGTGGTCCGTGAGTTGCCAATATGTGGGGTTATTGAAACTCCAGTGAACAGCTTGCAGTTCCATGCCCCAAGCTTCTGTTGGACGACAGAATCGTGTAGAAGCTTCAGGTGGACGTTGAGCAATGCAGTGTCGGAGCATCACTTGGGCGAAGTGAATAAACAGAGGCAAACATGGGATATGGACAGCATTGGAGGAGCACATGATTCAAGTAGAGGAAGTAGTTGAGgacagagagagacagaTCTGGAATCAGCTAGCGTATTGGATGATCTTGCAAGTGCTGATGAGAGCTCAACCCATTGTATCTAGGCGGTGCCTTTCGGAGCTCTAGGCGCGCTTCAGGTGCAGTTGAATGGATGGCAAAAAAGGAACAATCGGGGGAGGCTCAAGTAACAGTGACTCGTGGGAGAATATCAAGCTGCGGGGTAATTGGTGGGAGCAGCTTAAGGCTGCAAGTCACCGCTACCTTTGGTTCCCATGGAAGGTTGCAATAGCGGGGGCAAACCAACCAAGTGAATCGATTGGGCAGGCCCTGCAAGGCCCGGAAGGCGGGCGCGGGCTGCTGGCGGCCAGTGCTAAAGTGTGAGGTGGCTAGAGCCCAGAATAAGGACAGATTTCCCAATTCACCACCAGAAAATTTAAGGATACAAGTCAGCTTCTgctctcttccttcttcctcttcctctccccaatcccaacgATTGATCCACCACTCCGGTACATCAACGTCCTCTCTTACCTGGTCAGCTGGTAGGATTGGTATTTGACGACAAGCCCATAGTTGGCATTCATCCTTTTTCCATACTCTTTGTCACACCTGCTAGCAGGAGAGCGagaggtttttttttctttacaCGTCagtcacacacacagcctTCGGCATGGAACGTCGATCGCGGAGCTGGGCCCTCGGCCTCAGCATCATTGGGTTTTTcgcccttctcttctctgctGGCTTTGTCCAGCAAGTAAAAGCGGACGATGTCTCGGAATATGGCACTGTTATCGGTATTGTATGTTCTACCCCTCCACAGCCCTCCTTGGTTTGCGGTCAGGACAATTGCTAACGAGCATTCTCTACAGGATCTGGGAACCACCTACTCGTAAGTTCTACACAAACGACGGCGTCGTCGATTTCTCGAACCAccccgccgctgctgctctggTCTTTGGTGCAACTGCGAGCACTTGTGACACGGTGTCAACTTTGACAGATCGTCAGTGCGGGGTGTGGGGGAGAAAAAGCAAACTTGGGAAGCAGGAAGCTAACTAGACCCTAGTTGCGTTGGTGTGATGCAGAAGGGCAAGGTCGAAATTCTCGTCAACGACCAAGGAAACCGTATTACCCCCTCTTATGTCGCCTTCACCGATGAGGAGAGATTAGTCGGAGACGCCGCCAAGAACCAGGCTCCCGCCAACCCCCACAACACTATCTACGATATCAAGCGCCTCATCGGCCGCAAGTTCTCTGAGAAGGAACTCCAGACTGATATCAAGCACTTCCCCTTCAAGTATGTACCCAATGACTTTTGAGTCGCTCCTGACAACCACTAACTTGCGTTTGCAGGGTCGTCTCCAAGAATGACAAGCCGGCCGTCACCGTCAAGGTCAATGGTGAGGACAAGACCTTCACCCCCGAGGAGATTTCCGCCATGGTTCTCggcaagatgaaggagactGCTGAGAGCTATCTCGGCAAGAAGGTCACCCACGCCGTTGTTACCGTTCCCGCCTACTTCAACGACAACCAGCGCCAGGCCACCAAGGATGCCGGTATGATTGCCGGTCTCAACGTCCTTCGCATTGTCAACGAGCccaccgccgctgccatcGCTTACGGTCTTGATAAGACCGATGGCGAGCGCCAGATCATTGTCTACGACTTGGGTGGTGGCACTTTCGATgtttccctcctctccatcgaCCAGGGTGTCTTTGAGGTTTTGGCTACTGCCGGTGATACtcatcttggtggtgaggatttCGACCAGCGTGTCATTAACCACTTCGCCAAGAccttcaacaagaagcacGGTGTTGATGTCACCACTGACGCCAAGGCCATGGGTAAGCTCAAGcgcgaggccgagaaggccaagCGTACCCTTTCCAGCCAGATGTCCACCCGTATTGAAATCGAGTCCCTTTTCGGTGGCAAGGACTTCTCTGAGACCCTTACCCGCGCCAAGTTCGAGGAGCTCAACAACGACCTCTTCCGCAAGACTCTCGAGCCTGTGAAACAGGTTCTCAAGGACGCCAAGGTTGCCAAGGGCGAGGTCGATGACATcgttcttgttggtggttcTACCCGTATCCCCAAGGTCCAGGCCCTCATTGAGGAGTTCTTTGGTGGCAAGAAGGCTTCCAAGGGCATCAACCCCGATGAGGCCGTCGCTTTCGGCGCTGCTGTCCAGGCTGGTGTTCTttccggtgaggagggtaCTGAGGAAATCGTTCTCATGGATGTCAACCCTCTTACTCTCGGCATTGAGACCACTGGTGGTGTCATGACCAAGCTCATCACCCGCAACACCCCTATCCCTACCCGCAAGAGCCAGAtcttctccaccgccgcTGATAACCAGCCCGTGGTCTTGATCCAGGTTTACGAGGGTGAGCGTTCCATGACCAAggacaacaacctcctcggcaagtTCGAGCTTACTGGCATCCCCCCCGCTCCCCGTGGCGTTCCCCAAATCGAGGTCTCTTTCGAGCTCGACGCCAACGGAATTCTCAAGGTTTCCGCCCACGACAAGGGCACTGGCAAGGCCGagtccatcaccatcaccaacgacaagGGCCGCCTTACccaggaggagattgaccGCATGGTtgccgaggctgagaagtacgccgaggaggacaaggccaCCCGTGAGCGCATTGAGGCTCGCAACGGTCTGGAGAATTACGCCTTCTCCCTGAAGAACCAGGTCAACGATGAGGAGGGTATGGGCAAGAAGATCTcagaggaggacaaggagaccATCCTCGACGCCGTCAAGGAGACCCAGGACTGGCTTGAGGAGAATGCCGCCACTGCCTCCACCGAGGACTTcgaggagcagaaggagaagctgtCTGGCGTTGCTtaccccatcaccagcaagCTTTACAGCgccggtggtgccggtggcgaggacgacgagcCCGCTGGCCATGACGAGCTTTAAAGGAGTAACGTAGCATCATAGATTCCCCCAATGTTTTTTCGCGTTTTTTTGATGGCTCGatgaaaaaagagagaatcatcatcacatAATGAAGGTCCTCGAAGAGATGATGTGTCGTATGTTTGTGGATGTGGTCTTTTGTGATTTTCGGGTTGGGTGAAATGGGTATATTCATCATGGTCATAGGAAGGAAGCAAGGATGGGCATATTATTCTGTGATTGTCTGGTGTGTGTCGGTTGTAGTAGGTGGCGGGCGCATCGCGGGCTTTTGTAAAGTATGTATGAAGTATAAAGAAAAAGAACCTACTTGAAACATTTGAATGtcccaagatgatgatgtgaatgTTGTCTGCTGAATCTTGGTTGAATGGAAGTTGGCAATGTTCGATGGGATGTGCTACGATGTCATCAAAGAGCATGATGGAGGCTATTTGGAACCGGACGTCTGACATTCGTAATTGCAGGAAAGAACAGTGGTTGGCCATGACTTTGATGCAGGTAGCAtcgtggtgatgatgtgacAGCCTCGAAGATATCAACCGTTGTCGCTGCGTCTTTGGTTgcatcctcaccaacaccggcaTATCGCTGATCTATCACTTAATCCACTCATCAATTGCCTCACTTCTTCATTTGATTGTGAACTCTTGAAGATTTGGGCCGATTTTGCCACAAAATAGAGGCTAtgtgttggttggagtgcGGTGGGTTGGACTTGGGAGTGTTTGATGTGACAAggtggtttggggatggATCAATCATGATGGCTATGTTTGTTTAAAGTAAACAACACAGGCTCAATGGTCTAGTGGTATGATTCGCGCTTCGGGTTTTCTTTACAAATCCAGAACTTGGGAAACCAGTTCAAGCCTTGTGCGAGGTCTCGGGTTCGAATCCCGATTGAGCCCGTtccttttgttgtttttggctgtggtggtgctgttgggttgAGTAAGCACTTTCTTTTTGGCTGGGGTGGGACTTTGGGGAGTTGGCATGGCgtgaaggagggagaggaagctgCGGTATGGATTGATGATTGGTAGGTGATTGTTGGACTACGGGGGTCTTGGTGAGCTTTGTGAGGCTGAGGAGCTGAGAATGGAGAACTCAAGACACGAGACTCGGGGACTTAGGAGGCTCAACCAGTGAATTATGACGCTGAGATCAGCAGGTCTAAAGACTGGGCAAAGCCTGTCACATTGGATATTCATTCACGATACGAAACTGAGTTGGCTGGTTGGAATAGTGATTGTAGCCTGCAAGTGTGTTTTCATTGCACAAGTGAACTGAATCTGGCGAGCAAAAAGCATCTAGTGACAGACCTGATGTTAGAATAGGAGACTGAAgttggggttagggttgtgaACGAAATATCCTTTGCGAAGCCATGATTCTATTTCATATCAACTGACTGACGATAGTTCTCGGCGTCTGACTCACATGTGATGATGTTAGTAAGAAGGATGCAATTATGGTTTGCGCAGTCTTGGTCGTTGTCTTGGTGGGTGAGAGGTGTGTCACATCTTCCTCACAGTTGGCCACATTAGGTAACCAACTGGCTCTGTCATGAGGAGAAAGCTAGCCGGTCAACTAGGCGAGGCCCGTTTCAATCGAGTACTGAGCCAAAGGTCGAAACCACCTGTATGGGCTTCGTAAAAGACATCTTCATCTTGATTAAACCAGTGACTTGACCGGAGCAACTGGTGGTCACAGTTCACTTCTAGAAAACAAAGTGGGGCTCTTGGACCCAGGGCTTCCCGCATTGCCAAGAGTTGTGACGTCCACAGTTGCCCACACGACCACCCCCCACTATTGGGGACCGCCACCAGAAAATTGCGAGGAACTGTTCTGACGGGCCGCCTCTTTATTAATACCCCTTTTGCCTGTGGTTGTGTATTATTCATCACTCGACCCTCAAACATCCTGAGAGAATCTTTGCTTTCTCTCACGCAGCACCTACAAATCGAAGCGCCCAttgctctttttttccccgGACAGTTTTGGCCGAAGAAAGGAGACATCAAAACTCTGACTCGACCAGAACCCCGCCATCCGTCGAgcacgacatcaccaccaccaacttgcGATCACCTCCGATTCGAGAAACGAGATATATTTCAGCTATGGCGACCATTAGTGGTAGTCGTGCTGCTCCAGGCGCTGCTCCTGGCGCAGATATTGGGTCTTCGCATCCTTATACTTGCAATACCTGCCAGGTCGCCTTCCGCAATGGCGATTTGCAGAGGGGTCATATGCGCAGTGACTGGCAGTAAGTTATCTCCCTGTCATAATCATGTTGGAGCATAGAGTTCACAGGCTTACATTTACTTTCCACAGTCGCTACAACCTGAAGCGCCGTGTCGCCTCGCtgccccccatctcctcggAAATTTTCACCGAAAAGGTCCTCCAGGCCCGCGCTGCCACCACTGCGCAGGCGGACAAGGCCGGCTTCGAGAGAGCCTGCGAAGTTTGCCAGAAAAATTATTTCAGCGAGGGCGCATACAAGAACCATCTTACCAGCTCCAAGCACAAGGCCAAGGTCGCTGCTCTGGCGGCTCGCCCACAGGGCAAGATCCCTGACGATGCCAGCTCCATGACCTTCTCGCTTGGCGAGCCAGCCCCTACAGACTCTGTGGTTGATTCGGacgcggaggaggagtttaacgaggtggttgagggtaTCAAGAACACCCAGCTGCAAGAGAACGAGAACGTCTCCCCACTTAGACGTCCCTCCAACCCTCACTTGTCAGCCGCTGCCCAGCACAAGACTGAGCACCCCGTGTCAGAGACACCcagtgaagaggaggaggaatccGCTACCCCTTCCTCTGCTACCCCAGTGGtttcacaacaacaacaagctggTCCTCCCCGGACAATCAATACTTGTATTTTCTGCAATCATGAGTCCGAGAATCCTCAGCTCAACGCCCAGCATATGGAAAAGACCCACGGCATGTTCATCCCGGAGAAGCAATACCTCGTTGATCTCGAAGGCTTGATAAACTACCTCCAAGAGCGCGTGTATGACCTCAACGAGTGCATCACCTGCTCCAAGATGAGAAACACCACCTACGCCGTCCAGACTCACATGCGCGACAAAGCCCACGTCCAAATTCCTTTCACAACCGAAGATGAACAGCTCGAAATTGGTGAATTCTACGACTTCCGCGCCACTTATTCTGATGACGAAGagggagagtgggaggatgaggatgaggagatggaggatgctgACACGAACGGTGGTGCCAAACTTGGTGGTCACCGCGCAACCACGACAGTTACAGTCGACGAGAATGGTGATGAGATCatggaggatgggaatggaGAAGGATGGGAGACGGATTCTGACGAGTCGTCTCTGAATTCTGATGATTTGCACGCCGTTCCCGCGGAGCTACATCTTCACCAGTATGAGAGGCTGTCAAAGAATCATCACCACTCGTCAAGCACACCAAGGACGCACCAGCAGGCAGATGGGTTCCATGCTCACAGCAAGAAGAGTCACGCGGTGTTCTATGATGATTATGAGTTACACCTCGGCAGTGGGAAGGCTGTTGGTCACAGATCGCTCAACAAGTACTACAGGCAAAATCTGTATAAATACCCCACGCCAGAGGAGAGGGCCGAGAGGTTGTTgctcaaggccaacgagCAAGGTCAGGGTGTCATGGACGTGGAcgaggatgggaatgggcAGACGGTTGTCCCGCTGCGggatcccaaccccaaggccAGGGggagagcggtggtgggcagAGACGTTGCCGGTCTGGGTGTCAGGTCTGCTGGCGAGCTGGAGAAGCAcagggctgtggtggtgaagggtaAGAAGCAAGAGTGGAAGGACCAGAAGGACAGAGGCATGCTTCAGGCGAGACTGggcatcaaggagaaggcgcctCATCCGGCTACATACTTGCGTTAGAGCGCTTGATAGAGGGGGTGTGCCACTTTGTTTGTGCATTGGGGTTTTAGAACTGAGAAATGGTTACATGTTTGTTGCATGAGTTGGTCTTTTTGGTCTCCACATGATTGGGCATCTGTTGCCT encodes the following:
- the CCT5 gene encoding T-complex protein 1 subunit epsilon (COG:O; EggNog:ENOG503NVV4; BUSCO:EOG09261HM3), with amino-acid sequence MHTTAAVMKDEQGRPFIVVRDQGKKKRQYGNEAVKSHILAARTVANIVKTSLGPRGLDKILISPDGDITVTNDGATILQQMEITNHVAKLLVELSKSQDDEIGDGTTGVVVLAGALLEQAAELIDKGIHPIRIADGYDQACDIAVAELDRISDVIEFDKENTENLTKVARTSLGSKIVSKAHDQFAKIAVDAVLSVADLERKDVDFELIKMDGKVGGSLEDTLLVKGVIVDKDFSHPQMPSEVRDAKIAILTCAFEPPKPKTKHKLEISSVEEFKKLQSYEREKFVEMIQQIKDAGANLAICQWGFDDEANHLLLQNELPAVRWVGGPEIELIAIATNGRIVPRFEDLKPEKLGTAGIVREMTFGTTREKMLVIEECANTRAVTVFVRGSNKMIIDEAKRSLHDALCVVRNLVRDNRVVYGGGSAEIACSLAVEDEAVKTPGLEQYAMRAFAEALDAIPMALAENSGLNPIATLAEVKSQQVKDSSGRGRLGVDCMGRGSNNMKEAFVIDPLIGKKQQLMLATQLCRMVLKVNNVIISGSGEDDF
- a CDS encoding hypothetical protein (EggNog:ENOG503NVR8; COG:J) yields the protein MSRHRAIRNLDYEEVLDEYEVDLQEEEENRLLMEQGVVDVRSALDTEASKVTKEQIEEALWHYYFDVDKSVTYLTNKFINRPAPKAPKPATQKPTATISCEFEDSSDWAENNRHGLGGRCSPQTGSRQDDVGFWVSGSCPSYPLPQASLPALFHDMPWGNIPKDRESVLIPPVVPRSRCGLLGGTGAAPKMTKLQALAAARKKKAQEKSSEQEVEQTRAQMTGLSVSSSSTEKENMPLSGAFSKRLKTSSSTAQGRVPIIPTEPRSESEQQSANPITKEPEVVEEPAQAPPVKKAQPSAFAQTLFSSHTPAITIRQDVVTLGLAPSVLEAFSKPSPDDIVLAAQAKAGKKPPAGQSKKSKSSNTDSLSSSVSELKIDDTPLPKSRNINVLSEFEKSTKKKSASFVVVGHVDAGKSTMMGRLLLDLGVVDQRTVEKLRKEAHTIGKSSFALAWVLDQGSEERTRGVTIDIATNRFETETTAFTILDAPGHRDFIPNMIAGASQADFAVLVIDASTGAFESGLKGQTKEHSLLLRSMGVARIIVAVNKLDMVNWSQERFDEIKNQVSGFLSATGFQKMNIAFVPVSGLHGDNMVKRSENPAVGWYTGPTLIEELERSEPSARATKKPLRVNISEVFRTQQSQATVSGRVDAGSLQMGDAVLVQPATEKAFIKSILVDEAPADWAVAGQSVVLHLSHIDPMHVKSGDIICDPNKPIPKDKTFTLKALAFDFLMPMQVDVHRGRLHSAGKIIAMPALLDKTTGGVKKKNPRLVKPGEVARVRVELDDQVPLEAGQRVVLRSGGETIAAGLLE